Genomic DNA from Cupriavidus pauculus:
AGCGAGCGGCCAAGCGCCTCCTTGTCGATTTCGCGGTGCTTGTAGCCCATGGTGCCCGTTGCCACGCGCACGGGGCCGTAGTCGAGCGTACCCACCAGCGTGTCGGTATGCACGGCGAGCTTGGGGCTGGCGAGCTTCTTGGGAAAGCCCCACAATTCCCGGCCGCCCGCGAGCGGGGGATGGTCGTCGAGAAACATCGCATGCGTGTAGCTGCCCGCGCGGCCCTCGTAGCTCACCGGAATGACCTGTCCGGATTCGGTGTAGTCGCCAAAACCCGTGGAATCGGGCATGCGGATGAACTCGTAGTGCACGATCGGATCGGTGATCTCCAGCGGCTCCGGCACCGCCGCGCGCAACAGCGCGGGATCGGTACGGTACGTAATGACGAAGAACTCGCGATCGATGAAGCGGTACGGGCCCATCGGATAGGCAGGGCTACATAGCGGCGTCGCGAAGGCGCGCTCGCGGATCGTCTTGATTTCCATGGGTAACGGTCCTCAGGGTGATGTCGCAGATGGGTGACTCACGAATCGCGGGCAACGCCGTGGCGCATGCCGGCACGATGCGATCCATTGTGGGAGCCCGAACGATGGATCGCCATCACACCTATGGGTGACTCGCTCCGCCCTACTGTGTGCGGCATGATGCGCCTGAGCTTGCAGAATCTTTCAATTGGCCTACGATCCAGACAACCCTGCCCGTCCCGTCATGTCCATCGCCACCCTTCCGACGCTTGCGGCGCCGCGTCGCATCCTGTTTGTCACATTTCCGAAGTTCGGGCTGCTCGACCTCAGCGGTCCCCAGACCGTGTTCTGGTGCGCGACAAATCTGGCGCAGGCACGGGGGTTGCCCGGTTATGACTGCCATACGGTCAGCATCGGCGGCGGCATCGTTCGGTCGATCGAGGGTGTGGTCCTGCATACCGAGGATGTCGGGCAATACCAGCCGCGCGACGTGGACACCGTGATCGTGCCCGGGACGCCCGAGATCCTCGAGGTGGTCGATGCTTCGGCGCACCTCGTGCACTGGCTGCGGCAGACCGCCGGCATCGTGCGGCGTACCGCCTCGGTGTGCACCGGTGCGTTCTTCCTTGGCGAAGCGGGGTTGCTGCAGGGCCGCCGCGCCACCACGCACTGGATCAATATCGACGACCTCGCGACGCGCTTCCCCGGCATCACGGTCGACCGGAACGCGATCTTCGTGCAGCAGGATCCGGTCTGGACCTCGGCCGGCGTCACGGCGGGTATCGACCTCGCGCTGGCGCTGGTCGAGGCGGACCTCGGGCATGACATCGCGCTGGCCGTGGCCAAGCAGCTCGTCGTGTACCTGAAGCGGCCGGCGGAGCAGCCACAGCTCAGCGAAATGCTCAAGGCACAGGTCCGGGACACGCCCGCGTTCGATGGCTTGCACCTCTGGATCCTCGACAATCTCGGCGACGAGGCGCTGACCGTGGACCGCATGGCCGCGCGCGTGAACATGAGCCCGCGCAATTTCGCGCGCGCCTACAAGGAGAAGGTCGGCCGCACGCCAGCCAAGGCGGTCGAGCATTTCCGCGTGGAAGCGGCCTGCCGCCTGCTGCGCGCTTCGGAGCGTTCGATCGACCAGATCGCGCACGCCTGCGGCTTCGGCGACGAGGAACGCATGCGTGTCACATTCCGCCGTCATATGGGATTGTCGCCGTCCGAGTATCGTCAAGACGGTATCGAGGACGTTCCAGTGTCGTTCGGCATGCAACGCTGACCAATACCCCTGAAATTCTGCCAATCTGCGCGGGTGACATTGCCTTTGTGTGAATGCATTAGCAGAATGATTCGCATGTCGTGCAAAACCGTTACCCGTATGGACGTCCAGCGCTTGCAGCGCGTGCTGGATCACGTCGATGCCAACCTGGAAAGACATGTCAGCCTCGATGAGCTGGCCGCCATCGCCTGCCTGAGCCGCTTCCGCTGGTCGATATCCGCGATGGCCCTCAATTTGTTTCCCGTCATGTGACACAAGAGAGCAATCTGGGCATACGTGTTTTGAGGGAAACAATGGAGAATGAGTCAAGTATCGAAACTCGCGCCCGGCCTGCCACGGAATCGGTCGCTATCCGGGGTGTCCCATCCATGAATGCAACAATCCGTCCGGCAATCACAGCGCCCGCGGTCGCCATGGCCGCCGTCGCGGACGTGGAAGAGATCGTTGCATTCGGCGCGTTCCGATTGTTTCCCACGCAGCGACGTCTCGAGCGCGACGGCCTGTGCGTGCCGCTGAGCAGCCGCGCGATGGATATCCTGATCGCGTTGCTGGAGCGCGCGGGCGATGTCGTCGACAAGCGCGAGCTGATGGCACGTGCGTGGCGCAACATGGTGGTCGATGACAGCAACCTGCGTGTGCATATCGCGGGCCTGCGCAGGATGCTCGACGATGGCGACGGTGGGGCGCGCTACGTGACCAACGTGCCGGGACGCGGCTACTGCTTCGTGGGACAGATCACGCGTGTCCGCGCGTCGCATCGCGATGCGCCCGACACGGAGTGCGCCGCCGCACCGCGCGATGCCGGCACGGATCGCGGCGCCATGGGTGGCATCGCCACCCGGCCCGCGCCTGCGGTGGAGCAGCCGTTGCCGCCACGTCTGGCGCGCATGCTGGGGCGCGGCGAAGCCGTGGGGCATATCGCGGCGGCTTTGCGCGTGCATCGCTTCATGTCGATCGTCGGCCCTGGCGGTATCGGCAAGACGACCGTGGCGGTGGCCATCGCGCATGACGTTGCATCGGGTTGCGGCGCGGCCACGTCCTTTATCGACCTCGGCGCGCACACCGATGGCGACGCGCTGCGGCACGCATTGCAGGCGTTCGCCGACGCGTTGCCGGATGCGCCCGTGCTGATCGTGCTCGACAACTGCGAGCACGTGCTGTGCACGGTGGCGTCGTTCGCGGAACGGCTGGTCGCGCGATCGCGGAACCATCATGTGCTGGCCACGAGCCGCGAGGCATTGCGTGCCGAAGGCGAGCACGTCTACCGCCTGCCGCCGCTGGCGAGCCCGCCGCCGGACGCGCCGTTCACGGCCGCGCAGGCGCAGGCCTATCCCGCGGTGCAACTGTTTCTCGAACGTGCCGAGGCCAACGGTCATCCCATCGCGATGACCGACAGCGAGGCGCATCAGGTGGCCGCGATCTGCCGGCGCCTCGATGGCGTGCCGCTCGCGATCGAGCTTGCGGCCTGCCGCGTTGGGGCATTCGGCATCGACGGCACCGCGGCGCTGCTCGATACCCGCTTTCTGCTGCAATGGCAGGGGCGCCGCACGGCGCCGCCGCGCCATCGGACGCTGGGCGCGCTGCTCGACTGGAGTCACGCTCTGCTCTCCGGTGTCGAGCGCAAGGTATTCCTGCGGCTGGCGCTGTTCGGGGATGCCTTCGCACTGGAGACCGCGCTCGACGCGCTCTGCGTGGTCGATGGCGAGCGCGCCGACGTGGTCGATGCGATCGACAGCCTCGTCGCGAAATCGCTGCTGTCCGCCACGCAGATGGAAGACGAATCGGTGCGCTACCGGCTGCCCGCACACACGCGGATCTATGCCGCCGAGAAAGCGGGCTCGCAAGGGGGGCACCCGCGGCACGCGGACACGCACGCCGCCGAGCGCGTTCCGGCGCGCGACCTGCCGCTTGCCGAGGCCGGCTGAGCGGCGGGGTGCCCGATCATGGCATTACCGCATCATGACGCCTGCTCGCGGCGGCGCGGTTCCAGTGTGCCGACGAGCACGCCGAGCACGATCAATGCGCTGGCCGTGAAGATCAGCGGCCAGTTGGTGTGCGTGTCGCGCAGCGTGAGGGCCAGCCCGAGCATCGACAGCACGGGCGTGGCATAGGCCACGGTGCCGATTTTCGCGGCATCGCCGGCGCGCATCGCGCGATCCCATAGCACGAAGGCGTACCCGAGCGGGCCGAGGCCGATTGCGGCCATGGCGATCCAGTTGGCGCCGGTTGGCACGTAGCGCGCCTCGAAGGCGAAATGCCCCGCCAGCGCCAGCAGCCCCGCGCCGAGGCAGAACCCGCCGACCGCCCACGACGAATAAGGCGGCAGCCACCGCGAGCCGAGCGAATAGATGGCCCACGTCAGCGCGGCAACGGCCGCGCAGGCGTAGCCGGCCAGCTGCGTCATCGTGAATGCGGCGCTGCCGCCCGACGGCTGGATGGCGAGTGCACAGCCGGCGAACGCGATGCCGCAGCCGAGCCATGCACGCAGCCGCGGTGTCGCGATTGCGGCTGCGGCCGACGTCGCACGACGGCCGACAAAGCCAGACAGCATCACCATCAGCAGCGGCCACAGGTAGTTGATCAGGTTCGCCTCGGCCACGGGCGCGAGCCGGAACGCGCCGATCAGGCACACGTGATAGACGAACAGGCATCCGGCGCCGAATGCCCAGGTGCGCACGGGCACGCGCCATGCGCGCATGCGCGGCAGCGAGACGAGGCTGCCGATGCAGAGCGAAATGCCCGTGAGCAGCCAGGGCGGCACGTCGCGCGCCTGACCGACCATCGAGGCGAATGCAGCCCAGAGAACGATGGCGCCGAGGGCGCACAGCCATGCGGCGAGACTCAAATTTTTCTCCAGGTAGGCGGATACTGCGGATCGTAGTCGCTGAGGCATGCAAGGTTCAGCGCGCGGATGCGATCGGTCACGAAGTCGATGAACACGCGGATGCGCGTGGGCAGGTGCTGCCGGCTCAGGTAGCAGACGTAGTGGCCACGATCGTCGGGCGCGTGGCGGGCCAGCGCGATGACGAGCGATCCGGCGGTCAGGTGGTCGCAGATCTGATAGCCCGCCATCTGCGCGATGCCATGGCCGTCCAGCACGGCTTGCAGGACGAGATCCGCGTCATTGAACGTGAGCGAGCCGCGCGGCTGGTATTTGCGCGTCTCGCCCGACACCCTGAACTCCCATTCGAAGATGCGGCCGTTCGCAAAACGGAAGTTGACGCAGTTGTGATCGGCAAGGTCGTCGAGGGTCTCGGGCAGGCCGTGCTCGCTGGCGTACTGCTTCGACGCGCACAAGGCCATCTGCATGGGGATGATCTGGCGCGCGATGATGCTCGAATCCTCGATGCGGCCGTTGCGAAACGCCACGTCGATGCGATCCGCGGCGAAATCGGTGTGGCGGTCGTCGAGCAGCAGGTCGATCGCGATCTCCGGGTAGCGGCCGCGGAATTCCGCGAGCAGCGGTGCCACGACCTTACGGCCGAAGCCCACCGTCGCGCTGATGCGCAGCAGTCCCGACGGCGGCCCCTCGCGGAGTTCGCGCATGTCGTTCATCGCCTCGACGATGCGCTCCACGCCCTGGTGGCAGTTCTCGAAGAACAGCTCGCCTTCGCGCGTGAGCCGCGTGGAGCGCGTGGTGCGCAGGAAGAGCCGGGTGTGAAGCTGGTCTTCCAGCCGCTGCACGCTGCGGCTGACCGCGGAGCGGCCAATGCCGAGGCGCTCGCCAGCCTTGGCGAAGCTGCCTTCGCGCACGACGGCGATAAAGGCCATGACGCCCGCGTAGCTCGTCGCGAAGCTGGCGGACAGGGCGTCCGTGCCCGCGTCCGGCGAGGTGGTGTGCGAGGTGGCGTGCGAGGTGGCGCGCGAAGATTCAGTGAGTCTCATGGGTACCGGCACATCGACAGGAGTATCGAGCCGATTGTTGCCGCGGCCTTGCCCCGTGCGCGGTGGCGCTAACGAGGATTTACAACGCTTAACGGGTCCCGAATGCGTGGCTCATGCCGTGCCGATGCCCGCCCCGCGGCTGTACCGCCAGTGTGATGCTCGGAATGCCCTGCCGTGTCATTTTGGAGTAAGGACACACGCGCTCCGCATTGCGCACGAGTTCTTCAGCCACCGCGAACTCGACATCCGGCAGGTGAATCTCCACGTCCGCGGTAAGCATGAAGAGCCCGTCCACGGGATCGCGTCCAAAGGTCACGGTGACATCGACGGTCATATTGGGCACGGCGATGGAAGCGCGCGCCGCGAGCAGATGCAGCACGCCATGGAAGCATGCCGCATAGCCGGCCGCGAACAACTGCTCGGGATTCGTCCCCCCGCCTGGCCCGCCCAGCGCCTTCGGCATGCGCAGCGCCAGCTGGAGCGTGCCGTCGTCGGACTGCGCGATGCCGGAGGCCCGCCCATGTTCGGTGGTGCCGCCGGCCACCGTGACCCGGGTAGCGTAGAGCGGCTTGAATGCCTCCCCCC
This window encodes:
- a CDS encoding GlxA family transcriptional regulator; translated protein: MSIATLPTLAAPRRILFVTFPKFGLLDLSGPQTVFWCATNLAQARGLPGYDCHTVSIGGGIVRSIEGVVLHTEDVGQYQPRDVDTVIVPGTPEILEVVDASAHLVHWLRQTAGIVRRTASVCTGAFFLGEAGLLQGRRATTHWINIDDLATRFPGITVDRNAIFVQQDPVWTSAGVTAGIDLALALVEADLGHDIALAVAKQLVVYLKRPAEQPQLSEMLKAQVRDTPAFDGLHLWILDNLGDEALTVDRMAARVNMSPRNFARAYKEKVGRTPAKAVEHFRVEAACRLLRASERSIDQIAHACGFGDEERMRVTFRRHMGLSPSEYRQDGIEDVPVSFGMQR
- a CDS encoding acetoacetate decarboxylase, with amino-acid sequence MEIKTIRERAFATPLCSPAYPMGPYRFIDREFFVITYRTDPALLRAAVPEPLEITDPIVHYEFIRMPDSTGFGDYTESGQVIPVSYEGRAGSYTHAMFLDDHPPLAGGRELWGFPKKLASPKLAVHTDTLVGTLDYGPVRVATGTMGYKHREIDKEALGRSLSETPNYLLKIIPHVDGSPRILELVCYFLKDVQMKGAWTGPAALSLAPHALAPVASLPVLEVIGAKHYVADLTLGLGEVAFDYLA
- a CDS encoding ATP-binding protein gives rise to the protein MNATIRPAITAPAVAMAAVADVEEIVAFGAFRLFPTQRRLERDGLCVPLSSRAMDILIALLERAGDVVDKRELMARAWRNMVVDDSNLRVHIAGLRRMLDDGDGGARYVTNVPGRGYCFVGQITRVRASHRDAPDTECAAAPRDAGTDRGAMGGIATRPAPAVEQPLPPRLARMLGRGEAVGHIAAALRVHRFMSIVGPGGIGKTTVAVAIAHDVASGCGAATSFIDLGAHTDGDALRHALQAFADALPDAPVLIVLDNCEHVLCTVASFAERLVARSRNHHVLATSREALRAEGEHVYRLPPLASPPPDAPFTAAQAQAYPAVQLFLERAEANGHPIAMTDSEAHQVAAICRRLDGVPLAIELAACRVGAFGIDGTAALLDTRFLLQWQGRRTAPPRHRTLGALLDWSHALLSGVERKVFLRLALFGDAFALETALDALCVVDGERADVVDAIDSLVAKSLLSATQMEDESVRYRLPAHTRIYAAEKAGSQGGHPRHADTHAAERVPARDLPLAEAG
- a CDS encoding LysR family transcriptional regulator; translated protein: MRLTESSRATSHATSHTTSPDAGTDALSASFATSYAGVMAFIAVVREGSFAKAGERLGIGRSAVSRSVQRLEDQLHTRLFLRTTRSTRLTREGELFFENCHQGVERIVEAMNDMRELREGPPSGLLRISATVGFGRKVVAPLLAEFRGRYPEIAIDLLLDDRHTDFAADRIDVAFRNGRIEDSSIIARQIIPMQMALCASKQYASEHGLPETLDDLADHNCVNFRFANGRIFEWEFRVSGETRKYQPRGSLTFNDADLVLQAVLDGHGIAQMAGYQICDHLTAGSLVIALARHAPDDRGHYVCYLSRQHLPTRIRVFIDFVTDRIRALNLACLSDYDPQYPPTWRKI
- a CDS encoding Ohr family peroxiredoxin, which gives rise to MTTLTPPPTSLLERYRGEAFKPLYATRVTVAGGTTEHGRASGIAQSDDGTLQLALRMPKALGGPGGGTNPEQLFAAGYAACFHGVLHLLAARASIAVPNMTVDVTVTFGRDPVDGLFMLTADVEIHLPDVEFAVAEELVRNAERVCPYSKMTRQGIPSITLAVQPRGGHRHGMSHAFGTR
- a CDS encoding DMT family transporter: MSLAAWLCALGAIVLWAAFASMVGQARDVPPWLLTGISLCIGSLVSLPRMRAWRVPVRTWAFGAGCLFVYHVCLIGAFRLAPVAEANLINYLWPLLMVMLSGFVGRRATSAAAAIATPRLRAWLGCGIAFAGCALAIQPSGGSAAFTMTQLAGYACAAVAALTWAIYSLGSRWLPPYSSWAVGGFCLGAGLLALAGHFAFEARYVPTGANWIAMAAIGLGPLGYAFVLWDRAMRAGDAAKIGTVAYATPVLSMLGLALTLRDTHTNWPLIFTASALIVLGVLVGTLEPRRREQAS